The sequence TCATCTTCCATTCCTCCAAAGTGGATGCGGAAGGTCCCGTCCTCGGCCAGGCCGATGTGGACCGCGGCCGGCGGGGCGGCGGCCCCCATCGCCCCCAGGATCTCGCGCGAGAGCTGGGGAAGGATGGTCCCGCTCATGATGTAATCCACGTTCCGGGCCCCGGTCTCGACCTCGGTGCAGCGCGCGGCGATCTGATCGACGACCGCCTGGTCGTAGGTGAGCTGCATCCGGTGGGTCTCCGCCAGGCGTTTAGCCAGTTTACGCAGTTTGAGCACCACGATGTCCTTCATGATCTCCGGATCGAGGATGTAGAAAGGCACCACGGCCATCCGGGCCAGGAGCGCCGGTTTGAAGTGATGGCTCAGGATCGGCCGGATAGCCGCCATCAGGGTCTCCACGGCCGGGCGTTCGCCGGCGGTGCACATCTCCGTGATCACGTCCGTTCCGAGATTGCTCGTCAGGAAGATGACCGTGTTCTTGAAGTCGATCACGCGGCCCTCGCCGTCGGAGAGCATGCCCTTGTCGAAGACCTGATAGAAGAGGTTCATGACCTCGAGGTCGGCCTTTTCCACCTCATCCAGGAGCACCACCGAATAGGGGCGCTGGCGAACCGCCTCGGTCAGCACGCCGCCTTCGCCGTATCCGACGTAGCCCGGAGGCGAACCGATCAGGCGGCTGACCGTGTGGCTCTCCTGGAACTCGCTCATGTTGATCGTCACGGTGAAGCGTTCCCCGCCGAAAAGAAGGTCTGCGACCGCGAGGCCCGTCTCGGTCTTTCCGACCCCGCTCGGTCCGACGAGCAGGAAGACCCCGAGGGGCTGGTGCGGGTCCTTGAGGCCGGCCTTGGCCGCCTTGATCACCTGGCCGATGGTTTGCAGGGCCTCGTCCTGGCCTTTGATGCGCTCCTGGAGCCGCGTTTCGAAGTCGAGGATGTTGCGTGCCTCGTCGCGCATGACCTTTCCGAGCGGGATGCCGGTCCAGTCGCTCACGACCTTGGCCACCACGTCCGGGTCCACCTCGATCCGCACGAGGGGCGCGCCGGCCTGCAGGGCCTCGAGGTCGGTCATGAGGCGGGCCATTTCAGCGCGGAGCGCCTCCTCGGTCGGTTGCTCCACCCTCGGTTGATCGGCCCCAGCAGGCTCAGCGCCGGCACCCGCCGGCCCCGGGGGAGAAGGCGTGCCGCCTTCGGCCGGCCCCGGCGGCCCGGGGGAGGGCGCTTCGGGCACGGACGGGGTTTGCAGCATCCCGCTTGCGACCTCATAGAGGGTCCTGCGGCAGGCGATCAAGGCCCGTCCGAGTTCCTGCTCCTTCAGCCAACGCTCGGTGAGGGCCGCCAGATTCTGCTGGAGTCCTTGCCGTTCAGTGGCGATGGCGGCCTCGCGCTCGGGGTCGACCGCTATCCCGTGCAGCCGGTCCCGTTCGAGGGCGCGCTGCTCGCGCTCGAGGGCCTGGATCCGGCGCTCCTGATCTTCGATCACATCCGGTTTGGCCGAGAGGAGGACCTTTACCCTCGCGGCGCTCGTGTCGAGGAGGTCCACGGCCTTGTCCGGCAGCTGCCGGCCCGAGATGTAGCGGCTCGACAGCTCGGCTGCGGCGGCGATCGCGTCGTCCCGCACGACCACGCCGTGCGCCTCTTCGTATTTCGGCTTCAGGCCGCGAAGGATCAGGGCGGCGGTCTCGACGGAGGGTTCGTCCAGTTTCACCAGCTGGAACCGCCGGGCGAGGGCCGCGTCGCGCTCGAAGTACTTCTTGTACTCCGACCAGGTGGTGGCGGCGACGGTGCGCAGCTCCCCGCGGGCCAGGGCGGGTTTGAGAAGGTTGGCCGCATCGCTCCCCCCGGCCGTACCGCCGGCGCCGATCAGGGTGTGGGCCTCGTCGATGAAGAGGACGACGGGTTTGGGCGAGGCCTTGACCTCGTTGATGACCGCCTTGAGCCGGTTTTCGAACTCGCCCTTCATACCGGCTCCGGCCTGCAGCAGCCCCATGTCGAGCCCGAGGACCGAGACGTCCCGAAGGATCTCGGGGACGTCACCCTCCACGACCCGCAGGGCCAGCCCTTCGACCACGGCGGTCTTTCCCACCCCTGCCTCGCCGACCACGATCGGGTTGTTCTTGCGCCGGCGCGCCAGGATGTCCACCATCTGACGGATCTCGCGATCCCGCCCGAAGACGGGGTCGATTTCCCCGGCGGCCGCCTTCCGGCTGAAATCGATGCAGAAGCGTGCCAGCGCCGTGGCCTCGCCCGCCGCTTTTTCCTCGCCGGGTTCGGGCCTCGCCCCCGGCGGCGCCTCGGCGGACCCCTTGAGGATGGTCCAGAATTGGGATTGCAGCGCATCCTTCCCGATTCCGGTCAGGGTGTCCACGTAGGCCCCTGTGGCGAACTGGGTGGGCTTTTTGAGGAAGGCCAGGAGGATGGCACCCGAGCGCACACGCTCCTCGGCAAGGTCGACGGAGGCCGTCAACCAGGCGTCCTGAAAGAGCTCCATCAACAGGGGGGAAAACACCGGTTTGGCGGTGTTGCCCGTCCTGAAGGACTCGATGGTCCCGGTGACCGCCTTCTGCACGCGGCCCGGCTCGATGTCGAACCACCGGCAGATGAGGGCCAGGTCGGACTGGGGTTCTTCGAGGACCTTGGCCAGGAAATGCTCCACGGTGACCTCGTAATGGGTGCGCGAGACACAGAAGCCGGCCGCCCCCTCGAGCCAGCGGGTGCAGTGCCGGTTCAATCGTCCCAACAGGGCCTTGATATCGACCGTGATCATGGGTTTACCCTCCATCGACGAATGTCGATCTGGTTGCGGCTATCTCGTGGCCGTGATGACTTCCCTTTCAACGATTCTCCGCTGCACTGCGCCTCCCGCCGGCCTCCGTGCCGGTGTGAGGCGGGTGGACGGCAGGGATTGGAAGCCTTTCGGGAAAGAACCGCACGCTGGCTTCTTCCACCACGCCGCCCGAAAAGGTCCAGGTGTCCAGCCCGAGCCGGGCCCAGGCCAGACCTCCGAGGCAGACCGGCCTGGCCTCGCCGGCGGCGAGTACCAGTTCGAGGTCGTATTCCAGGGGCTCCGTCACGTAAAACGTCATCAATGACCTCAGTCGTTCGAAGTCGCGCCCGCCGGGGAGGAGCGCCAGGAAGGACGCAGCGTCGAGGGGGCCTGCGCGGATGCGGAACCGTCCCATCCGGTCCTGCACGGTTTCACCCAGATAGCTGGTCTTTCCGAGCGCGTTTCCGGCAGATCCCAGCGAGAGGCGTTGATCCGGCGGGATGGGAGCGGTCCTGAGGATGCAGGGGACGATATCCATCGGGATGCCGTGAAGCGCGTCCCCAAGAAGGCACGCGAGGCCGAGGGCCGAACGGGGAAACTGCGTGAGGAGCCCGAGGTAGCGGAGCAGGCCGGAGGCCCCCGGCATGGCATCTCGGAGAACCGGTTCTCCGAGGCCGAGAAGCGCGAAAAGCCGCTCCAGGTCGTCGCTGCTTCGCTCTTCATTGACTTGGAGAAACAGCCGGTTTTTCATCCAGGCCCTGAAGAGCAGCATGAACAAGGGCTGATTCACGGCGTCGACGAAATCCCGGGTGACCGACTCCTCTGCATCGGCCTCATCCAGGAGATCCTCCGTGTAAAAGACAGGCAGCGGCGAAGAGACGCCGTACAACCCCAGGAAGTTGGCGGTTACGCGGTAGATGGGCCGCCCCTGCTCATCGGGGCGCAGTTCTTCGACCCGGTCCACATCGGCTGGCGGAAAGGCCAGATCGAGCTTCGGCCGGATCCTGACGGCTCCGACATCATCCGCGGGAGGTTTTCGCCCTTCCGGTCCAGGCCGCTGCAGCGTGCGCAGCAGCCGGATCACCTGATAAAAGGCGAAGCGCTGCCCTTCCTCGATCAGGGCGTGTTTCAGATCAGAAAACGGTCTCCCACCCTGGCCGGCCATTGCAGACGTTCTCCTTTCAGGACTTCTTCTATCTCGATCCGTGTGAAGGTGTTGAGAGAGGCATAGACGCCAAGAAAATAATCCAGGACGCACCCGAAGAGAAACAGGTCTCCTGCTCCGGCAAAGTGGTCCTGACGCATCTGGAGGATGATGTGGCGACCCCGCATCGGGATGCCCGAGATCAGCCGGTCGGCCGGGAGGACGTGGATGCCCTGGATGCCCTCGATGCGCTTGCGGTTGGCGAGGACCGCACGGCGGTCCCGGCTTTGGGGAAAGATGTAGAGTTCGAGCAGCGCCCGCAGATGCTCGGGCTTCTGCAGGGAGAGGTAATTGAGCGACAGATGCCCCAGCAGGCGCCAGAGGAGGTTGGAGCCGAGCGGCGGCAGGATGTTGGGCGCAGGCGGACGGATATTGGCGAACTCGGCGAATTCGGGCGAACGGCTGGTCGGCAGTGCGATGTCCCCGGCACGCAGGTTTTCCGGGAGGGTTCCGTTCGTGCAGAGCAGACGGATGGAGAGGGTCTCCGGCGCAGGCAGGCCCTCTCCGGGGGGATAGGACACCGACAGGGAGACGTCGTACCCGGCCCGGACAGGGGAAGGGCGGAAGACCTTCTGGTAGACCGGCACGGGTCCTCCGTGGGCGCTGAAGACCTCGAAGGGCTGATAGACGCGCTGCCGGGCGCTTCCCTGAGCCACCCCGATGACCTCCTGGATGTCGTAGACCTGGTAGTGCTGGGTATTGGCGCCGGAAGGGCGCACCGCATAGCCGGTCGTCCGGTGGTCCAGCCTGATCGGATCCGCGTCGTGGTCGAAGAGGTTGACGGCCGGGGCGGCCCCGAGGACGACATGTTCCCTGCGGATCCTGGGAGGGGGTGACGGGGTGTGGTCCAGTTCGAACACGATCTCGAACCGGTCGCCGGGACCTCGATCGCGCCAGTGCTCCCAGCCGTTCAAGTTCAGGAAGCAGAATTTTTCCGGGAGGATGAAGTATTCCTGCAGAATCCGGTAGCCCGGAAAGGAATGCGGCGGATACGGGAGGAGCGCCTCTGCGGGGGAAAACCCGGCGGGCTGCAGGGCATCCGGCGGGAGGGTACAGGATGCGCCTCCCTCCGCGGGTGTGAGCAAAACCCGGTGGAGGCTTCTGCGCAGCAGGAGGTAGAGGTCGGCTGACTGGGCATACCCGCCTCCCAGAAAGAGCCTCAGGGTGCGGGGGGCCCAATCGGCGAGTTTCATGCCCCGCAGCTCGAGGAGGATGCGGACGGCGGGCGGGCGGCCCGCCGCTTCGATATAGGACGCCTCCAGCAGGTGGAGCGGGTGGAGCTCCACGTCGCAGCAGGTTCGGAAGAGGCACGACGTCCCTTCGACCGGAACGGACGCGATCTGGGCGCCTCTTGCGATGATCAGGGGCTGCTTGAGCATGGGCTTGGGCTTGAAGGCGATCACGGTGGTGCAGGGGATCGGCCGCAGGTAGTGCGGCCAGATGAGCTGGATCAGCTCATGGATGATCTCGGGGAAGTCGTCCTCGATCTTCTCCCTGATCTGGGCCGTCAGAAAGGCCACGCCTTCGAGGAGGCGCTCGACATCGGGGTCCGCGCCGGCCCCGCCGAGCATGGGGGCGACGGCAGGGTGCGCCCGGGCGAACTCCTCACCGAGCTCTCTCAGCTGCGCCAGCTCCTGCTGAAAATATCGGCTGATCATCGATCCCTGCCGCTCCTTGCACGCCGTCGGAAGAGGGTTCGGTTGAAGGTCGATGTCTTTTCGGACACCCCGGATCGGTCAGCGCCTGACACTGACCCGGCCGTCCGATTCCACCACGCTCTCGAAATAGACGGTATCCTTGAGGTCCTCGGCGGCCAGCTTTCCGACGATCTGGAACCGCAGGGACAGCAGATCCTCTTCATCCGGAACGAAACGGACGCGGATCACCTTCAGCCGGGGTTCGTATTTCTGGATCGTCAGTCGTATCGCCCGTTCGAAGCGCGTCAGGGAGTCCGGATAGTCTTCATTGATGTCCGTCAGATCCGGTAACCCGTAGTCCTCGGCGATGGGGACACTGCCCTGCCGGGTGTTGAGGATCCTCTGCAGGTGCCCGAGCACGGACTCGACGACGCGCATGGGATCCTCGCGCGCCCGGGCGAGGGGCGACGCCTTCCAGGTCCGGATCCGCTCGAGCAGTCTGTCTTCACGCATGGTTGGTCGCTCCGCGTCTCCTGATCCGCCCGGCGGGGATCGATGATCCCTTCCGGCAGCTGCAGGACCATCCGGGCTTACCCTTCCCTGCCGGGATCGGCCGCGCAGTCGGCAGGGCACCCCTGTGGGTGGAGCGGCAGAACCCGGCGGGACAGTCTTTTTCCTGGATTGCGACCCGAAGGCCGCCGTTCCCTCGCCGGATCGGGCCCTTCACCATCCGTTCTCATTGCCGCAAAGCGCCCTCCCGCATCAGGGCCTCCGGCGGCCTCGTCGATGCAGCACCAGCATGAAAGCCCTGTCAGGTACGTTCGCTCCAATGGTCGATATGTTCGACGCCGTCGGGTTCGTAGCACATCCGGATGTAGCCGAAAACGAACGACACCTCTTCGGTGGGCGGTGTGTTGGCCGATGCCGGATCGATGACGTCGGGGCTGAACCGTGTGATTGTCGAGATCCGCCCCTCCTGGATCTCGATGGTGAAAAAGTGCTGGGTGGTGCCGTCGCCGGCGGGGTTGGGCCGATAAAACTTGAAGACGCCTTCGATGACCTCGTTGTTTGTCAACGCCTTGAAGAGGAGCGGCGAGCTCTTGTCGATCCGCTTGACGATCCGGAGCGGCTCATAGGTCCTCTGCCCGGTCGCCATGCCTGTGGCGGCCTCGCGCGCCGTCCGGACCGAGTCCTTGAAGGAAAGGCACTCGATCGAGTTTTCCCGCTCCATGGAGGTGATGGTGGAGTCCCCCTGGATGTCCTGACCATTGGCCTTGAGGAAAAGATGTACGGTCTGAGCCATGGTTCCTGCCCCCCTTTCTGGTTTCGCCCGCGAAAAAAGCTACCCTGGGTGTTTCGTTTCGTTTATTCCTTCTCTAGCTTGCCGACCAGGGAGAGGGTGAAGAAGGCCCCCATGTATTTGAAATGAGGCCTGACCTTCAATCCGACCCTGTACCAGCCCGGCTCGCCCTCCACGTCCTCGACGGTCACCTGCGCCTGCCGAAGCGGCCGCCGGCTGCGGACCTCCGGCGCGGGGTTGTCCATGTTGACCACATATTGCGTGATCCAGGTGTTCAACTCGCGCTCGAGATCGGCTCTTTCCTTCCAGGTGCCGATGTTTTCCCGCTGGATGACCTTCAGGTAATGGGCCAGCCGGTTGATGACGAACATGTAGGGCAGTTGCAGCCCCAGCTTGTAGTTCAGTTCGGCCTCTTTCCCCTCCTTGCTGATCCCGAAGAATTTGGGCTTCTGGACCGAGTTGGCCGAGAAGAAGGCGGCGTTGTCGCTCCCCTTGCGCATGGTCAGGGCGATGAAGCCCTCTTCGGCCAGTTCGTATTCCCGCCGTTCGCTGATCAGCACCTCGGTCGGGATCTTGGTCTGGATGGCCCCCATCGCCTCGTACTGGTGCAGGGGCAGGTCCTCCACGGTGCCCCCGCCCTTCGGGCCGATGATGTTCGCGCACCACCGATACTTGGCGAAGCTGTCCGTAAGGCGTGTCGCGAAGGCGAAGGCGGCGTTGCCCCAGAGGTAGTCGCCGTGGTTGGCCGAGACGTCCTCCTGGTAACCGAATGCCTTGACGGGCGCGGTCTCCGGCCCGTAAGGGAGGCGCAGCAGGAAGCGCGGCAGGGCCAGCCCGACGTATCGGGCATCCTCGCTCTGCCGGAACGACTGCCACTTGGTGTACTGAGGCCCCTCGAAGATGGATTTCAGATCCTTCAGCTGAGGCAGCCCGTTGAAATCGTCCAGGCCGAAAATGGCCGGCCCGGCGGCGCCGATAAAGGGGGCATGGGCCATGGAGGCCACGCTCGCCAGATACTGCAGGAGTTTGATGTCCAGGGGGCCGGCCCCGAAGGCGAAATTCCCGATCATCGCCGCGTAGGGCTGTCCGCCGAACTGGCCGTATTCCGCCGTATAGACGGTCTTGTAGAGCCCGGATTTGGTGATCTCAGGGGCGTCTTCGAAGTCCTCGAGAAGGTTTTCTTTGCTGACGTTCAGGATCTCGATCTTGTTGTTTTCCCGGAAATCGGTCTTGTCGACCAGGTACTTCATCGAGCGCCAAGCCGATTCGAGCTTCTGAAAATCGGGGTGGTGCAGGATGACGTCCAACTGCATCCCGAGGCGCTTGTCGATCTCCGCGATCATCTCGTCGACCACCGCCTTCGAGATCTTGGGCATCTCGCGCCCCGGCTCCAGGAGTTGGGTGATCAGGGCCTCGACCCCCCGTTTCGTCACCCCGTAGGCCTCGTCCGAGGGTTGAAGCCTGGTGGCCTGAACGATTTCGTCCAGGATTGAGCGCTCCTCCGTCGCTTCCGCAGGAGCGGCGGCGGCAGCCTGCTGCTCGCGTTCTTCTGGCATGGCACAATCTCCCCCTGTTGGCTTATTTTTCTTCCGCGCCGAGTTCCTTCAGAAGCTGCTCGCGCGCGGCTTCGTCCTTCACCAGTTCTTGGATCTTCTTTCTGAAATTCGGCAGGTTGCTCAAAGGGCCCTTGAGCGCGCCCAGGGCCTCGCGCAGTTCGAGCAGGCGCTTGAGTTCAGGCGTCTTGCGGGCCACCGCCTCCGGTTCGAAGTCTTTGAGGGACTCGAACTGCAGGTCGACATTCATCTCCGCGTCGGGCTCCTCGGCAAGACGGTTCGGCACGGAGATGTTCAGCCCGATGCCCTGCGCCTTCAGCACCTCGTTGAAATTGTCCTTGTCGATGTTGATCGGCTCGCGGTCTTCGAGGGGCCGCTCATCCGGCCTGCCGGTGAAATCGCCCAGGATCAGGAGCTTCAAAGGCAGTTCCACCTCTTCCTGGGCATCGCCCAGAGCCGGACGGTAGACGATGTTCACCCTTTCACGCGGGGCAACGGATCCTTCTTTGGCCATGATCTCCTCCTTGGTGGTATGAAACCGTTCAACGTCCGGCCAGACGCAGGGCGTCGGCCGGCGCAAGTCTCGCGATGCGGTCGAGGACGGCGGCGCCTCGATTTCGCACGTCTTCCGCCGGTGCGGCGCTGAATCCGCGCCAGACGAGTCTGAGCGCCTTGGCGGCAAGGTCCGGGTCCCAACTCTCCAACTGGAAGGCGTCGATGTCCTGCAGGACCGCCTCCAGCTGAGGCAAGGCCGCCTGGGACTCGGAAGCGCCGAGCAGCAGTTCGCACAGGCTCAGGCGCCATTCCATCTGCCTGCGCCGGGACGTTCCGCTGCGTAGACCCCGCTGTAGCAGTTCGGCTGCCTCGGCCAGGCGTTTGCGGCCGGCCAGTTCGCGCGCCTGCTCCAGCAAGGCCGCATCCGGGCCGTTTGCCGCGCCTGCTGCGGCCGCCTGCACGGTCTCAGGCGCCTCCGTTTCCGACCGGTGGCGAAGGGATTCCAGCCAGGATCGTGTGGTCCCATCGGCGAAAGGGGTCCCGTCCGAAAAGCTCAATTCTTCGATTCCGCAGAGGCGCTTGACCAGGGATACGGTCTCATGGACGACAGCGTCCCGGGCGGCTTCGCAGCGGGGGCCCATCCGAGCCAGGGACTCGGCCGTGAGGCGATTCAGGTCGAGCCACAGGACGGCGCTCTGGAGGCGCTCCTCGGCGCTGCGGACCATGATCTCCCAACCGCCCTTCGCTTCCAGGCCCTTCCATTCGTTCTCCAGAAGGGGCCTGTTCATGGGCGGCGGGACTTCGGTCCTCCCGCCAGCGGCCGGGGGCAGGGCATGGATCAGGGACCAGGACGCGATGCGTCGCAGGCGGTATGACCGGGGGTCGCTCAGGTTCTGTCCGAGGTAATAATCGGCCGTCCGCCGGACCGCTTGAAAGGCGCCTCGCAAGACCTTTTCCGCCTCGACCGCTGAGGCGGGCTGGGTTCCCGGCCCTGCCTCGCCGGGTTCGGGCCGCACCCCCGCGGGAGGGGCGGCAGGCCCGGGGACCGGCTCCTGCGGCGGGCCTGGAGAGGGAGCCGAGGCCGGCGGATTTTCGACGGTTCCTCGCAGGGGATGCGGCTCGGAAGCGGCCGTCCCGGCCGGGGTTGAAGCGGATTGAGGCGTTGTGTCCTCAGCCCCCTTCTTGAGCGCCGCGACATCGCCCGGCGCAGCGGCTGCAGTTGAAGCCGATGCCTCTAACGTGGGAGGGGCCGGGCCCTGGGCGGGTTCCGCAGCCTCCCCGGTCTGCACCGGTATGGCATCGATAAACCGTTCGAGAGGTCTTGTCAGCGGCGGACTGTCGAGG is a genomic window of Desulfatiglans anilini DSM 4660 containing:
- the tssH gene encoding type VI secretion system ATPase TssH, yielding MITVDIKALLGRLNRHCTRWLEGAAGFCVSRTHYEVTVEHFLAKVLEEPQSDLALICRWFDIEPGRVQKAVTGTIESFRTGNTAKPVFSPLLMELFQDAWLTASVDLAEERVRSGAILLAFLKKPTQFATGAYVDTLTGIGKDALQSQFWTILKGSAEAPPGARPEPGEEKAAGEATALARFCIDFSRKAAAGEIDPVFGRDREIRQMVDILARRRKNNPIVVGEAGVGKTAVVEGLALRVVEGDVPEILRDVSVLGLDMGLLQAGAGMKGEFENRLKAVINEVKASPKPVVLFIDEAHTLIGAGGTAGGSDAANLLKPALARGELRTVAATTWSEYKKYFERDAALARRFQLVKLDEPSVETAALILRGLKPKYEEAHGVVVRDDAIAAAAELSSRYISGRQLPDKAVDLLDTSAARVKVLLSAKPDVIEDQERRIQALEREQRALERDRLHGIAVDPEREAAIATERQGLQQNLAALTERWLKEQELGRALIACRRTLYEVASGMLQTPSVPEAPSPGPPGPAEGGTPSPPGPAGAGAEPAGADQPRVEQPTEEALRAEMARLMTDLEALQAGAPLVRIEVDPDVVAKVVSDWTGIPLGKVMRDEARNILDFETRLQERIKGQDEALQTIGQVIKAAKAGLKDPHQPLGVFLLVGPSGVGKTETGLAVADLLFGGERFTVTINMSEFQESHTVSRLIGSPPGYVGYGEGGVLTEAVRQRPYSVVLLDEVEKADLEVMNLFYQVFDKGMLSDGEGRVIDFKNTVIFLTSNLGTDVITEMCTAGERPAVETLMAAIRPILSHHFKPALLARMAVVPFYILDPEIMKDIVVLKLRKLAKRLAETHRMQLTYDQAVVDQIAARCTEVETGARNVDYIMSGTILPQLSREILGAMGAAAPPAAVHIGLAEDGTFRIHFGGMEDD
- the tssG gene encoding type VI secretion system baseplate subunit TssG, encoding MAGQGGRPFSDLKHALIEEGQRFAFYQVIRLLRTLQRPGPEGRKPPADDVGAVRIRPKLDLAFPPADVDRVEELRPDEQGRPIYRVTANFLGLYGVSSPLPVFYTEDLLDEADAEESVTRDFVDAVNQPLFMLLFRAWMKNRLFLQVNEERSSDDLERLFALLGLGEPVLRDAMPGASGLLRYLGLLTQFPRSALGLACLLGDALHGIPMDIVPCILRTAPIPPDQRLSLGSAGNALGKTSYLGETVQDRMGRFRIRAGPLDAASFLALLPGGRDFERLRSLMTFYVTEPLEYDLELVLAAGEARPVCLGGLAWARLGLDTWTFSGGVVEEASVRFFPERLPIPAVHPPHTGTEAGGRRSAAENR
- the tssF gene encoding type VI secretion system baseplate subunit TssF; the protein is MISRYFQQELAQLRELGEEFARAHPAVAPMLGGAGADPDVERLLEGVAFLTAQIREKIEDDFPEIIHELIQLIWPHYLRPIPCTTVIAFKPKPMLKQPLIIARGAQIASVPVEGTSCLFRTCCDVELHPLHLLEASYIEAAGRPPAVRILLELRGMKLADWAPRTLRLFLGGGYAQSADLYLLLRRSLHRVLLTPAEGGASCTLPPDALQPAGFSPAEALLPYPPHSFPGYRILQEYFILPEKFCFLNLNGWEHWRDRGPGDRFEIVFELDHTPSPPPRIRREHVVLGAAPAVNLFDHDADPIRLDHRTTGYAVRPSGANTQHYQVYDIQEVIGVAQGSARQRVYQPFEVFSAHGGPVPVYQKVFRPSPVRAGYDVSLSVSYPPGEGLPAPETLSIRLLCTNGTLPENLRAGDIALPTSRSPEFAEFANIRPPAPNILPPLGSNLLWRLLGHLSLNYLSLQKPEHLRALLELYIFPQSRDRRAVLANRKRIEGIQGIHVLPADRLISGIPMRGRHIILQMRQDHFAGAGDLFLFGCVLDYFLGVYASLNTFTRIEIEEVLKGERLQWPARVGDRFLI
- the tssE gene encoding type VI secretion system baseplate subunit TssE yields the protein MREDRLLERIRTWKASPLARAREDPMRVVESVLGHLQRILNTRQGSVPIAEDYGLPDLTDINEDYPDSLTRFERAIRLTIQKYEPRLKVIRVRFVPDEEDLLSLRFQIVGKLAAEDLKDTVYFESVVESDGRVSVRR
- the tssD gene encoding type VI secretion system tube protein TssD encodes the protein MAQTVHLFLKANGQDIQGDSTITSMERENSIECLSFKDSVRTAREAATGMATGQRTYEPLRIVKRIDKSSPLLFKALTNNEVIEGVFKFYRPNPAGDGTTQHFFTIEIQEGRISTITRFSPDVIDPASANTPPTEEVSFVFGYIRMCYEPDGVEHIDHWSERT
- the tssC gene encoding type VI secretion system contractile sheath large subunit, whose amino-acid sequence is MPEEREQQAAAAAPAEATEERSILDEIVQATRLQPSDEAYGVTKRGVEALITQLLEPGREMPKISKAVVDEMIAEIDKRLGMQLDVILHHPDFQKLESAWRSMKYLVDKTDFRENNKIEILNVSKENLLEDFEDAPEITKSGLYKTVYTAEYGQFGGQPYAAMIGNFAFGAGPLDIKLLQYLASVASMAHAPFIGAAGPAIFGLDDFNGLPQLKDLKSIFEGPQYTKWQSFRQSEDARYVGLALPRFLLRLPYGPETAPVKAFGYQEDVSANHGDYLWGNAAFAFATRLTDSFAKYRWCANIIGPKGGGTVEDLPLHQYEAMGAIQTKIPTEVLISERREYELAEEGFIALTMRKGSDNAAFFSANSVQKPKFFGISKEGKEAELNYKLGLQLPYMFVINRLAHYLKVIQRENIGTWKERADLERELNTWITQYVVNMDNPAPEVRSRRPLRQAQVTVEDVEGEPGWYRVGLKVRPHFKYMGAFFTLSLVGKLEKE
- the tssB gene encoding type VI secretion system contractile sheath small subunit, with translation MAKEGSVAPRERVNIVYRPALGDAQEEVELPLKLLILGDFTGRPDERPLEDREPINIDKDNFNEVLKAQGIGLNISVPNRLAEEPDAEMNVDLQFESLKDFEPEAVARKTPELKRLLELREALGALKGPLSNLPNFRKKIQELVKDEAAREQLLKELGAEEK
- the tssA gene encoding type VI secretion system protein TssA: MDPWSLGKEPIRPEQPAGVDARYDPDFEALQAEIDKLSTPSATGGTDWETVERLAAAILSGKSKDLLAASYFAVAAIRTRGLEGLARGLQVMGDLIEHFWEDLFPPKKRMRGRAAALEWWVEKSAAALEDLKPEGAAAEAVQQYREALMRVDALLQANLDSPPLTRPLERFIDAIPVQTGEAAEPAQGPAPPTLEASASTAAAAPGDVAALKKGAEDTTPQSASTPAGTAASEPHPLRGTVENPPASAPSPGPPQEPVPGPAAPPAGVRPEPGEAGPGTQPASAVEAEKVLRGAFQAVRRTADYYLGQNLSDPRSYRLRRIASWSLIHALPPAAGGRTEVPPPMNRPLLENEWKGLEAKGGWEIMVRSAEERLQSAVLWLDLNRLTAESLARMGPRCEAARDAVVHETVSLVKRLCGIEELSFSDGTPFADGTTRSWLESLRHRSETEAPETVQAAAAGAANGPDAALLEQARELAGRKRLAEAAELLQRGLRSGTSRRRQMEWRLSLCELLLGASESQAALPQLEAVLQDIDAFQLESWDPDLAAKALRLVWRGFSAAPAEDVRNRGAAVLDRIARLAPADALRLAGR